One genomic region from Apodemus sylvaticus chromosome 1, mApoSyl1.1, whole genome shotgun sequence encodes:
- the Il18bp gene encoding interleukin-18-binding protein produces the protein MTMRHCRRAVPSSWWVLLLYVHVILARAISAPQTTATILTGSSKDPCSSWSPAVPTKQYPALDVIWPEKEVPLNGTLTLSCTACSHFPYFSILYWMGNGSFIEHLPGRLREGHTSREHRNTSTWLHRALVLEELSPTLRSTNFSCLFVDPGQVAQYHIILAQLWDGLKTTPPPPSQETLSSHSPGPRSAGPGIE, from the exons ATGACCATGAGACACTGCCGGAGAGCAG TCCCTAGTTCTTGGTGGGTCCTGCTTTTGTATGTCCATGTCATTCTGGCCAGAGCCATATCTGCACCTCAGACAACTGCCACTATCTTAACTGGAAGCTCAAAGGACCCATGCTCTTCCTGGTCTCCAGCAGTCCCAACTAAGCAGTACCCAGCACTGGATGTGATCTGGCCGGAGAAAGAAGTACCACTGA ATGGAACGCTGACCTTGTCCTGTACTGCCTGCAGCCACTTCCCCTACTTCAGCATCCTCTACTGGATGGGCAATGGTTCCTTCATTGAGCACCTGCCAGGCCGGCTGAGGGAGGGTCACACAAG TCGGGAGCACAGGAATACAAGCACCTGGCTGCACAGGGCCttggtgctggaagagctgagcCCCACCCTACGAAGTACCAACTTCTCCTGTTTGTTTGTGGATCCTGGACAGGTGGCCCAGTATCACATCATTCTGGCCCAGCTCTGG GATGGGTTGAAGACAACACCCCCGCCCCCCTCTCAAGAAACCCTCTCCAGCCACAGCCCAGGACCCAGATCAGCAGGCCCAGGGATTGAATGA